From one Salvelinus namaycush isolate Seneca unplaced genomic scaffold, SaNama_1.0 Scaffold256, whole genome shotgun sequence genomic stretch:
- the LOC120039136 gene encoding coiled-coil domain-containing protein 85A-like — protein sequence MEKASQPQLSLSITKNESPAEDISNIQDEDLLKWSKEDLVRRLRRSEADKMSVILDHSNLIREVNRSLQLHLNEIRGLKDINQKLQEDNRELRDLCCFLDDDRQKGKRVSREWQRLGRYSASIMRKEVTLYLQKLKELEVRQDEVVRENLDLKELCLLLDEEKGGGGGGVGVGGGGGGGGGCVVGMAGGCRNSIDSQSSLLLVPGTGLLMRDVGDGSSTSSAGSADSSDHPHHKLLHLATHAGSLGGGGTGSPEHLQKPRAGSVSGEREIPSSPEPPHPQGRHRSTSLEYPYAMPQICRPRCGSISVPDHTHSGRSMRGLSPEKYGRNVGRRSPESQHPSTKHHHLHGSDLLLSQKQQHLLGSSQGGSAGELYQRHHRGSIGGGSCCGSPEPRQAHLGLGTPEHQHHEKGCVMSAGGSPETHRHQYSGSPDHMKFGSPGREVQKRPATAEELSPHHRSMYNGMNGRYYKTGIRLLQGLL from the exons ATGGAAAAAGCTAGTCAGCCACAGCTTTCGCTGTCCATAACAAAGAATGAAAGTCCAGCGGAGGACATCTCAAATATACAGGACGAGGACCTTCTCAAGTGGAGCAAAGAGGATTTGGTGCGGCGGCTCCGGCGGTCTGAAGCCGATAAAATGAGCGTGATACTGGACCACAGCAATCTGATCCGCGAGGTCAATCGCAGCCTCCAGCTGCACTTGAACGAGATAAGAGGGCTGAAG gaCATCAACCAGAAACTACAGGAGGACAACCGGGAGCTGAGGGACCTGTGTTGTTTCCTGGATGACGACCGTCAGAAGGGCAAGCGGGTGTCCAGGGAGTGGCAGCGACTGGGGCGCTACAGTGCCTCCATCATGAGGAAGGAGGTGACATTGTACCTTCAGAAGCTCAAGGAGCTGGAAGTGCGGCAGGACGAGGTGGTCCGGGAGAACCTGGATCTCAAAGAACTCTGTTTGTTACTCGacgaggagaaaggaggaggtggtggaggggtgggggttggtggaggaggaggaggggggggaggttGTGTGGTGGGGATGGCAGGAGGGTGTAGGAATTCTATCGATAGCCAGAGTAGTTTGTTGCTGGTCCCTGGGACAGGGTTGTTGATGAGGGACGTGGGGGATGGGAGTAGTACGTCTAGCGCGGGGAGCGCCGACAGCTCCGATCACCCCCACCACAAGCTGCTCCACCTGGCTACACACGCCGGTAGCCTCGGGGGCGGTGGAACTGGGAGCCCGGAGCATCTCCAAAAGCCCCGGGCTGGCAGTGTGAGTGGAGAACGTGAGATCCCCTCCAGCCCTGAACCTCCTCACCCCCAGGGCAGGCACCGTAGCACCAGCCTGGAGTATCCGTACGCCATGCCCCAGATCTGCCGGCCCCGCTGCGGCTCCATCTCTGTGCCCGACCACACCCATAGCGGCCGCTCCATGCGGGGGCTCAGCCCCGAGAAGTACGGCCGCAACGTGGGACGCCGGAGCCCCGAGTCGCAGCACCCATCCACCaagcaccaccacctccatggcTCCGACCTGCTTCTCTCCCAGAAACAGCAGCACCTCCTGGGGTCGAGTCAGGGTGGCAGCGCCGGGGAGCTCTACCAGAGGCACCACAGGGGGAGCATCGGGGGTGGTAGCTGCTGTGGAAGCCCCGAGCCCAGACAGGCACATCTAGGGTTGGGGACGCCAGAGCACCAGCACCATGAGAAGGGCTGTGTGATGTCGGCCGGGGGCAGTCCAGAGACGCACAGGCACCAGTATAGTGGGAGTCCAGACCACATGAAGTTCGGCAGCCCTGGGAGAGAGGTACAGAAGAGACCGGCCACCGCTGAAGAGCTGTCACCGCATCACAGGAGCATGTACAACGGCATGAACGGTAGGTATTATAAGACTGGTATAAGACTGTTACAAGGACTGTTATAA